The Nitrospiraceae bacterium region CGGTCACCAGTCAGTCCGGGGATCGAGTACCAGGGGCGGAGCGAGGGCCATGAGAGAATTGATTCGATTGGGCCGATCGGGTGTGGATCTGGTCGTGACGCCGGATGGACCGAAAGGACCGAGAGAGGTTGCCAAAGTAGGCGTCGTCCAGCTTGCGAAGGCGACCGGCCTGCCGATCATTCCCTTGGCCTTCAGCTGCTCAAAAAAAAACTCTTCGCAAGCTGGGATCGGTTCATGGTCCCGTATCCATTCTCCCGGGGGGTATATTGCTGGGGCGCTCCCATCTGGGTGTCGCGAGACGCCGATGGCACAGCGCTGGAAACGGCGCGCCGGGAACTCGAAGCCTCACTGAACCAACTGACGATGCAAGCGGATCACGCCCTGGAGCTCTAGCAAGATGTTGAAAAGAGTTTGCCGCTCGCCCTCTTTCGACTTGGATACGATCAAC contains the following coding sequences:
- a CDS encoding lysophospholipid acyltransferase family protein, with product MWWSKTGVGIQDAMRRFTAWLKLSVLPPVGASIIRGIGRTMRLDQQGHEHVDALYREGRHIILAFWHAQQLMIPFGYRGTGSHVLISQHRDGEIIARIIARFGHQSVRGSSTRGGARAMRELIRLGRSGVDLVVTPDGPKGPREVAKVGVVQLAKATGLPIIPLAFSCSKKNSSQAGIGSWSRIHSPGGYIAGALPSGCRETPMAQRWKRRAGNSKPH